One window of the Pseudomonadota bacterium genome contains the following:
- the lon gene encoding endopeptidase La — translation LAGKIREDIREKVEKTQREYYLREQLKAIRRELGEEVDQKELISKELEDKIQLDGLPESVAERARKEMKRLEILSPESPEYNVIHTYLDWIVSLPWGTETADSSDLVRAREILEEDHYGLQEIKDRIIEFLAVRKLKPDQKGAILCFAGPPGVGKTSLGQSIARCLGRKFFRFSLGGMRDEAEIKGHRRTYIGAMPGKILQGLKQVGVRNPLFMLDEIDKLGSDWRGDPSSAMLEVLDPAQNHGFLDHYLDIPFDLSHVMFICTANMKSNIPRPLLDRMEVIDLSGYILDEKVAIAERYLLPRQIEAHGLSPKQVRFAPNVLPKIAEGWTAEAGVRNLERAIGRICRKIAAKVASGTAKSASVTAANLTDYLGQRLVFKESLQRPRIGTAVGLAWTPVGGDILRIEATRMPGAGHFRVTGQLGDVMKESVEIALSYIRHNHKMYDVDPVIFKDCDIHVHFPAGAVPKDGPSAGVTITTALISLLSGKRGLRPLPRIAMTGEMTLVGDVLPVGGIREKVLAAQAAGVEKVILPAMNERDISEIPAHIIEGLEFVYAKTYADVFAAAIGEIPRV, via the coding sequence GGCTCGCCGGGAAGATCCGCGAGGACATCCGGGAGAAGGTCGAGAAGACGCAGCGCGAGTACTACCTCCGCGAGCAGCTCAAGGCGATCCGCCGCGAGCTCGGCGAGGAGGTGGATCAGAAGGAGCTCATCTCGAAGGAGCTCGAGGACAAGATCCAGCTCGACGGCCTGCCGGAGTCGGTCGCGGAGCGCGCGCGCAAGGAGATGAAGCGGCTCGAGATCCTGAGCCCGGAGTCGCCCGAGTACAACGTCATCCACACGTACCTGGACTGGATCGTCTCCCTGCCGTGGGGCACCGAGACCGCCGACTCGAGCGATCTCGTGCGCGCCCGGGAGATCCTCGAGGAGGACCACTACGGCCTCCAGGAGATCAAGGACCGGATCATCGAGTTCCTCGCGGTGCGCAAGCTCAAGCCCGACCAGAAGGGCGCGATCCTCTGCTTCGCGGGCCCGCCCGGCGTGGGCAAGACGAGCCTCGGCCAGTCGATCGCGCGCTGCCTCGGCCGCAAGTTCTTCCGCTTCAGCCTGGGGGGCATGCGCGACGAGGCCGAGATCAAGGGGCACCGCCGCACGTACATCGGCGCGATGCCGGGCAAGATCCTGCAGGGGCTCAAGCAGGTCGGCGTGCGCAACCCGCTGTTCATGCTCGACGAGATCGACAAGCTCGGCAGCGACTGGCGCGGGGATCCGTCGAGCGCGATGCTCGAGGTGCTCGACCCGGCGCAGAACCACGGGTTCCTCGACCACTACCTCGACATCCCGTTCGATCTGTCGCACGTGATGTTCATCTGCACGGCGAACATGAAGTCGAACATCCCGCGCCCGCTCCTCGATCGCATGGAGGTGATCGATCTCTCGGGCTACATCCTCGACGAGAAGGTCGCGATCGCCGAGCGCTACCTCCTGCCGCGCCAGATCGAGGCCCACGGGCTCTCGCCGAAGCAGGTGCGGTTCGCGCCCAACGTCCTCCCCAAGATCGCCGAGGGGTGGACCGCGGAGGCGGGCGTGCGCAACCTGGAGCGCGCGATCGGCCGCATCTGCCGCAAGATCGCCGCGAAGGTGGCGTCCGGCACGGCGAAGTCGGCGAGCGTCACGGCGGCGAACCTGACGGACTACCTCGGCCAGCGGCTCGTGTTCAAGGAGTCGCTCCAGAGGCCGCGGATCGGCACCGCGGTCGGGCTCGCTTGGACGCCGGTCGGCGGGGACATCCTCCGCATCGAGGCGACGCGCATGCCCGGCGCGGGCCACTTCCGCGTCACGGGGCAGCTCGGCGACGTCATGAAGGAGTCGGTGGAGATCGCGCTCTCGTACATCCGGCACAACCACAAGATGTACGACGTCGATCCGGTCATCTTCAAGGACTGCGACATCCACGTGCACTTCCCGGCCGGCGCCGTCCCGAAGGACGGGCCGTCGGCGGGCGTCACGATCACGACCGCCCTGATCTCGCTCCTCTCGGGGAAGCGGGGCCTCCGGCCGCTGCCCAGGATCGCGATGACCGGCGAGATGACGCTCGTCGGCGACGTGCTGCCCGTGGGCGGCATCCGCGAGAAGGTGCTCGCCGCGCAGGCCGCCGGCGTCGAGAAGGTGATCCTCCCGGCGATGAACGAGCGCGACATCTCCGAGATCCCAGCGCACATCATCGAGGGCCTCGAGTTCGTGTACGCGAAGACCTACGCCGACGTCTTCGCCGCCGCGATCGGCGAAATACCGCGCGTTTGA
- a CDS encoding ABC transporter ATP-binding protein/permease, whose protein sequence is MATVDGAFQERLRKGAGQLGQLWRTARLVVAASGWLAFAWLAIILLRGLLPIATVLLTREVVDGLVAAVRAHGAPAPVAGLIAAAIALGAVMLAGEILKGLAGLVREHQAELIREHIAGLVHDTSTSVDLAFYDAPDYYDHLHRARQEARYRPGQLVETTGMLLESAITLVAMCGILFTFSPIVPLILLAATAPALLVVLRHAARQYEWRLRRTEDERRTWYYDEAMTGADGAAELRLFDLGGLFAARYRELTASLRRDRLALARGKALGELGSSVFALLAIAGCVAWMARRTITGEATLGELAAFAAALSQGAQLLRSLLGSVGEIFRNTLFLADLYEFLGLAPSIASPSGSATAPPAASPGIELRDLSFSYPGAGRPALDGLNLSIQAGEITAIVGRNGSGKSTLIKLLARLYDPTAGSVALDGVDLRALDLAALRRTLTALFQKPVRYACPAGENIGLGDPGAGPDEIRRAAAEADAAALIASLPHGFDTMLGNWFKGGVELSAGEWQRIALARAFLRRSSLILLDEPTSAMDSWTEAGWMDRLRALAAGRTVVLVTHRLTTAMRADRIHVMEGGRVVESGTHDELNARGGRYASSWGSIPGVTLK, encoded by the coding sequence ATGGCGACCGTCGACGGCGCGTTCCAGGAGCGGCTCAGGAAGGGCGCGGGCCAGCTCGGACAGCTGTGGCGCACCGCGCGCCTCGTCGTCGCGGCGTCGGGGTGGCTCGCCTTCGCGTGGCTCGCGATCATCCTCCTGCGCGGCCTGCTGCCGATCGCGACGGTGCTGCTCACTCGGGAGGTCGTGGACGGCCTCGTCGCCGCGGTCCGCGCCCACGGCGCGCCCGCGCCCGTCGCCGGGCTGATCGCCGCCGCTATAGCCCTCGGCGCCGTCATGCTCGCGGGCGAGATCCTCAAGGGCCTCGCCGGGCTGGTCCGCGAGCACCAGGCCGAGCTCATCCGGGAGCACATCGCGGGGCTCGTCCACGACACGTCGACGAGCGTGGATCTCGCCTTCTACGACGCCCCGGACTACTACGACCACCTGCACCGCGCTCGGCAGGAGGCGCGGTACCGGCCGGGGCAGCTCGTCGAGACGACCGGGATGCTCCTCGAGAGCGCCATAACGCTCGTCGCGATGTGCGGGATCCTCTTCACCTTCAGCCCGATCGTCCCCCTGATCCTGCTCGCCGCCACCGCGCCGGCGCTCCTCGTCGTGCTCCGGCACGCGGCGCGCCAGTACGAGTGGCGCCTCCGGCGCACGGAGGACGAGCGGCGCACGTGGTACTACGACGAAGCCATGACCGGGGCCGACGGCGCCGCCGAGCTGCGGCTCTTCGACCTCGGCGGCCTCTTCGCGGCGCGGTACCGCGAGCTCACCGCCTCGCTGCGCCGGGACCGCCTCGCGCTCGCGCGCGGCAAGGCGCTGGGCGAGCTGGGCTCCTCCGTCTTCGCGCTCCTCGCGATCGCCGGCTGCGTCGCGTGGATGGCCCGCCGCACGATCACGGGAGAGGCGACGCTCGGGGAGCTCGCCGCGTTCGCCGCCGCGCTCAGCCAGGGCGCCCAGCTCCTGCGGTCGCTGCTCGGGAGCGTGGGCGAGATCTTCCGGAACACGCTGTTCCTCGCGGATCTCTACGAGTTCCTCGGGCTCGCGCCCTCGATCGCGTCCCCCTCCGGCTCCGCGACGGCTCCGCCCGCGGCCTCCCCCGGGATCGAGCTGCGCGATCTGTCGTTCTCCTACCCGGGGGCCGGCCGGCCCGCGCTCGACGGGCTGAACCTCTCCATCCAGGCCGGCGAGATCACCGCGATCGTCGGCCGCAACGGATCGGGGAAGAGCACGCTCATCAAGCTGCTCGCGCGGCTCTACGACCCGACCGCGGGGAGCGTCGCGCTCGACGGCGTCGATCTGCGGGCGCTCGATCTGGCCGCGCTGCGGCGGACGCTGACCGCGCTCTTCCAGAAGCCGGTGCGCTACGCGTGCCCCGCCGGCGAGAACATCGGCCTCGGCGATCCCGGCGCGGGCCCGGACGAGATTCGCAGGGCGGCGGCGGAGGCGGACGCCGCGGCGCTGATCGCGTCGCTGCCACACGGCTTCGACACGATGCTCGGCAACTGGTTCAAAGGCGGCGTCGAGCTCAGCGCCGGCGAGTGGCAGCGCATCGCGCTCGCGCGCGCCTTCCTCAGGCGCTCCTCGCTCATCCTCCTCGACGAGCCGACGAGCGCCATGGACTCGTGGACCGAGGCCGGGTGGATGGACCGCCTGCGCGCCCTCGCGGCGGGCAGGACCGTCGTGCTCGTGACGCACCGCCTCACCACGGCCATGCGCGCCGATCGCATCCACGTCATGGAGGGCGGCCGGGTCGTCGAGTCCGGGACGCACGACGAGCTGAACGCCCGCGGCGGGCGGTACGCCTCCTCGTGGGGATCGATCCCGGGTGTCACATTGAAATAG